A region from the Melioribacter roseus P3M-2 genome encodes:
- a CDS encoding alkaline phosphatase family protein translates to MKSVLMIFIDGVGIGKKDYINNPFFKYDFKIFKELFGEIPHLEKRYLEGKNSFVFPIDALMGVPDIPLSGTGQTAIFCGVNAPKIIGKHFGPYPYSTLVPIIKEKNIFIELKRKRKKVAFVNAYPKQFFDYVKKGRRMLSVTTLSCLLSGVKLNKINDLHKGRALSADIDNYRFVHKMNYKLKVISPELAARRLVRIASRNHFTLFEYFHTDHLGHGRNLDLFDRTVNTLDGFLHNLVKILPDEMTLLICSDHGNFEDLTVRTHTLNPALGLAYGKYAERIAPRIKSLYDIKSSIMELYE, encoded by the coding sequence GTGAAATCCGTTTTGATGATATTTATTGACGGGGTGGGAATCGGAAAAAAGGACTATATTAACAATCCCTTCTTCAAATACGATTTTAAGATATTCAAAGAACTTTTCGGCGAAATTCCGCATCTCGAAAAACGATATCTTGAAGGTAAAAACTCGTTTGTTTTTCCGATCGACGCATTGATGGGAGTTCCGGATATTCCGCTCAGCGGAACAGGACAAACGGCGATTTTCTGCGGCGTCAACGCTCCGAAAATTATCGGCAAACATTTCGGGCCGTATCCTTATTCGACCCTGGTTCCCATAATTAAAGAAAAAAATATTTTTATCGAACTGAAACGCAAAAGAAAGAAAGTTGCTTTTGTGAACGCATATCCGAAACAATTCTTCGATTATGTCAAAAAAGGAAGACGAATGCTGAGCGTTACTACGTTATCCTGTTTATTAAGCGGCGTAAAACTGAATAAGATAAACGACTTGCATAAAGGCAGAGCCTTGAGCGCGGATATCGACAATTACAGATTTGTCCATAAGATGAATTATAAATTAAAAGTTATATCGCCCGAATTGGCGGCAAGGAGACTCGTTCGCATAGCGTCCCGAAATCATTTTACATTGTTTGAATATTTTCATACCGATCACCTGGGACACGGGAGAAATCTCGATTTATTCGACCGTACAGTTAATACGCTCGACGGTTTTTTGCATAACCTTGTTAAAATTCTCCCCGATGAAATGACTCTTTTGATCTGTTCCGACCACGGAAACTTCGAGGACCTTACCGTAAGAACTCATACGCTCAATCCCGCTCTCGGTTTGGCATACGGAAAATATGCGGAGAGAATAGCTCCGCGCATTAAATCATTATACGACATTAAAAGTTCCATAATGGAGTTATATGAGTGA
- the dtd gene encoding D-aminoacyl-tRNA deacylase: MRALVQRVSEGSVTIEEPKHFASIGKGMVILLGVKEGDTIEDVNFVADKCCNLRIFEDGQGKMNLSVKDIDGEALVISQFTLYGDTRRGNRPSFSDAAKPETANDLYEKFIERMKFNLGEAKVKNGIFAAMMLVKIFNDGPVTLLVESKEKGNM; this comes from the coding sequence ATGAGAGCGTTGGTTCAAAGAGTTTCGGAAGGTTCCGTCACAATTGAAGAGCCGAAACATTTCGCTTCGATCGGGAAAGGTATGGTAATTCTGCTTGGCGTCAAAGAAGGCGACACGATTGAAGACGTAAACTTTGTGGCGGATAAATGCTGCAATTTGCGTATATTCGAAGACGGTCAGGGCAAAATGAATTTGTCCGTTAAAGATATCGACGGGGAAGCCCTCGTAATTTCACAATTTACGTTATACGGCGATACCAGACGAGGCAATCGTCCCAGTTTTTCGGACGCGGCAAAACCGGAAACGGCAAATGATTTGTACGAAAAGTTTATCGAAAGAATGAAATTTAATCTTGGCGAAGCGAAAGTTAAAAACGGTATTTTTGCAGCAATGATGCTTGTGAAAATTTTTAATGACGGTCCGGTAACATTACTCGTAGAATCAAAAGAAAAAGGAAATATGTGA
- the prmC gene encoding peptide chain release factor N(5)-glutamine methyltransferase — MLTVLNAVTLSAEYLEKKGVESPRLNAELLLADVLNCKRMDLYLRFDQPLKEDEIDRYRELIRRRGAREPLQYILGYTEFYGLKFEVNESALIPRPETELLVEKIIELHNDAESLRILDIGTGSGNIAVALALNLQGAGIVAIDKSEDAIKLAQHNATLHDVSDSIEFIKKDIFEEYLFPDIRFDIIVSNPPYVSYDEYNKLQEEVARYEPGIAVTDYKDGYSFYKRIAELAIQFLSPGGRLFFELGQGQSAEVSAIMKKYDFDNIEIVRDYQKIDRIIYGQKL, encoded by the coding sequence ATGTTGACAGTTCTTAATGCCGTAACTTTGTCCGCAGAGTATCTTGAAAAAAAAGGCGTAGAGTCGCCGCGTTTGAATGCAGAGTTGTTGCTTGCCGATGTTCTTAACTGCAAGAGGATGGACCTTTATCTGCGATTCGATCAACCTCTTAAAGAAGATGAAATAGACCGGTACAGGGAATTGATACGACGCAGAGGCGCTAGAGAGCCTTTACAATATATTTTGGGTTATACCGAGTTTTACGGTCTGAAATTCGAAGTCAACGAATCCGCGCTTATCCCCAGACCTGAAACAGAGCTGCTGGTGGAAAAAATTATCGAACTGCATAACGACGCCGAATCTCTCAGGATTCTTGATATCGGAACAGGAAGCGGGAACATTGCAGTCGCTCTTGCGCTAAACTTACAAGGCGCCGGAATTGTCGCTATCGATAAATCCGAAGATGCGATTAAACTTGCGCAGCACAATGCAACTTTGCACGATGTTTCGGATTCAATCGAATTTATTAAAAAAGATATTTTTGAAGAATATCTGTTCCCGGACATCCGGTTTGATATAATTGTTTCGAATCCGCCATACGTAAGCTATGATGAATATAATAAACTGCAGGAAGAAGTGGCACGTTACGAACCCGGTATTGCTGTTACCGATTATAAGGACGGATACAGCTTTTATAAAAGAATTGCGGAATTGGCAATCCAATTTTTATCGCCCGGCGGAAGATTATTTTTCGAATTGGGACAGGGACAGTCGGCGGAAGTTAGTGCCATCATGAAGAAGTACGATTTTGACAATATAGAAATTGTCAGGGATTATCAAAAAATCGACAGAATAATATACGGGCAAAAATTATGA
- a CDS encoding HAD family hydrolase, with product MQPDPKARALLFDCDGTLVDTMPLHLKAWEYAINFYGYKFDYDFFFSKKGMPSKEIIRLYNKQFGTNADPEKIVAAKNEFFKQYADSIKPIDPVASVVYEYHNKLPMAVVSGGSKDNVMQSLIVTGLDKYFDLIVTADDNIKHKPAPDIFLYAAEKLTVEPEYCVVYEDGDFGVEAAKAAGMMIVDVRDFIEVE from the coding sequence ATGCAACCCGATCCTAAAGCCAGAGCGCTATTGTTCGATTGCGACGGCACTTTGGTAGATACTATGCCTCTGCATCTGAAAGCGTGGGAATACGCCATAAATTTTTACGGCTATAAATTCGATTATGATTTTTTCTTCTCGAAGAAGGGGATGCCGTCCAAGGAAATCATTCGGTTATATAACAAACAGTTCGGAACGAACGCCGACCCCGAAAAAATAGTAGCCGCCAAGAATGAATTTTTCAAACAATATGCCGATTCCATAAAACCGATCGACCCGGTTGCTTCGGTTGTCTATGAATACCACAATAAACTGCCGATGGCTGTAGTTTCCGGCGGTTCTAAAGATAATGTTATGCAGTCGCTGATTGTTACGGGACTCGATAAATACTTCGATTTGATTGTAACGGCGGACGACAATATCAAACACAAACCGGCTCCCGATATCTTTCTCTATGCAGCCGAGAAGTTGACCGTAGAACCAGAATATTGCGTTGTATATGAAGACGGCGACTTCGGCGTCGAAGCGGCGAAAGCAGCCGGAATGATGATTGTAGACGTAAGAGATTTCATAGAAGTTGAATAA
- the araA gene encoding L-arabinose isomerase encodes MIDINKYEIWFAAGSQHLYGQETLTKVKENSVAIVNELNAKNEIPIKIVFKDVLTTPDAIANLAIEANSNSKCAGLIFWMHTFSPAKMWIRGLNLLNKPFLHLHTQFNRDIPWDSIDMDFMNLNQAAHGDREFGFICTRMGLNRKVVTGHWQNANVINKISVWVRAAIAWADSQGARIARFGDNMRDVAVTEGDKVEAQIKLGYSVYGFGVGDLVAYVNKVSESTVKELIDVYKKSYKINTPFKEGDENYRRLYEAAKIEAGMRNFLEEGNFVGFTTTFEDLHGLSQLPGIAVQRLMAEGYGFGAEGDWKTAALVRAVKVMSSGLKGGTSFMEDYTYHFDPSNTLVLGAHMLEVCESIASEKPMLEIHPLSIGGKDDPPRLVFDVAPGNALNASLIDMGNRFRLIVNNVKVVEPEHNLPKLPVARALWKPEPDLHTAATAWIYAGGAHHTCFSQSVTSEYLYDFAEMAGVEFLLIDNSTEINQFKKELKWNEIYYSGK; translated from the coding sequence ATGATTGATATTAATAAATATGAAATATGGTTTGCCGCCGGAAGCCAGCATTTGTATGGTCAGGAAACTTTAACCAAAGTCAAGGAGAACTCGGTTGCAATTGTAAATGAGCTTAACGCCAAAAACGAAATTCCGATTAAAATTGTTTTTAAAGACGTTTTAACAACGCCGGACGCCATTGCAAATCTTGCAATCGAAGCAAACAGCAACTCCAAATGCGCCGGCTTAATCTTCTGGATGCATACATTCTCGCCTGCAAAAATGTGGATAAGAGGATTAAACTTATTGAACAAACCGTTTTTGCACCTCCATACTCAGTTTAACCGGGATATTCCATGGGACAGTATCGATATGGATTTTATGAATTTGAATCAGGCGGCTCACGGCGATCGAGAATTCGGGTTCATCTGTACGCGAATGGGATTAAACAGAAAGGTTGTAACGGGACACTGGCAGAATGCAAATGTCATTAATAAAATCTCAGTGTGGGTTAGAGCTGCAATTGCGTGGGCTGATTCTCAGGGGGCGCGTATTGCGCGCTTCGGAGACAATATGAGAGATGTAGCCGTGACGGAAGGGGATAAAGTCGAAGCTCAGATAAAACTCGGCTATTCGGTTTACGGTTTCGGAGTGGGCGATTTGGTTGCGTATGTAAATAAAGTAAGCGAATCAACGGTTAAAGAGTTGATCGATGTTTATAAAAAGTCATACAAAATAAATACGCCTTTCAAAGAAGGTGATGAAAATTACCGCCGTCTTTACGAAGCGGCAAAAATAGAAGCAGGAATGAGAAATTTTTTGGAAGAGGGAAACTTCGTAGGCTTTACTACCACATTTGAAGACCTCCACGGATTGAGCCAGCTTCCCGGTATTGCCGTCCAACGTTTGATGGCTGAAGGATACGGTTTTGGCGCTGAAGGGGATTGGAAAACAGCCGCTCTTGTAAGAGCCGTTAAAGTGATGTCTTCCGGTTTGAAAGGCGGAACGTCGTTTATGGAAGATTACACTTATCACTTCGACCCTTCTAATACGCTTGTGCTCGGCGCTCATATGCTCGAAGTCTGCGAATCGATAGCCTCCGAAAAACCAATGCTCGAAATTCATCCTTTATCTATCGGTGGAAAAGACGACCCGCCACGTTTGGTCTTTGACGTAGCTCCGGGCAATGCGCTCAATGCGTCTTTGATCGACATGGGCAACCGTTTCCGATTAATAGTCAATAACGTTAAAGTAGTTGAGCCGGAACATAATCTACCAAAACTTCCGGTGGCACGAGCGTTGTGGAAACCGGAACCGGATCTCCATACGGCGGCTACGGCTTGGATTTACGCCGGCGGCGCTCATCATACTTGTTTCAGTCAATCCGTCACTTCGGAATATTTGTACGACTTTGCCGAAATGGCGGGCGTCGAATTCTTATTGATTGACAACTCGACAGAGATCAATCAGTTTAAAAAAGAATTGAAATGGAATGAAATCTATTATTCGGGGAAATAA
- a CDS encoding L-ribulose-5-phosphate 4-epimerase, with translation MLENLKRDVFDANLRLVEYNLIISTWGNVSGIDRDKNLVVIKPSGVDYDEMTADDMVVVDMNGNVVEGELKPSSDTPTHIELYKAFPGINGITHSHSTYATVFAQALMEIPCLGTTHADNFYGSVPLTRFLTEEEVMSDYEKNTGLVIIERLAGMQIESAPGILVAGHGPFCWGKSPAESVEKNLILEKIAEIAFKTLSLNKDVQNLPDYILNKHFMRKHGPNSYYGQMKQQGEK, from the coding sequence ATGCTCGAAAATTTAAAAAGAGATGTGTTTGACGCCAACCTTCGACTTGTGGAATACAATCTGATTATTTCTACCTGGGGAAATGTAAGCGGCATCGACAGGGATAAAAATCTGGTCGTAATTAAACCGAGCGGCGTCGACTACGACGAAATGACAGCCGACGATATGGTTGTGGTCGATATGAACGGGAACGTTGTCGAAGGCGAACTGAAACCTTCTTCCGATACTCCCACTCATATTGAACTTTACAAAGCTTTCCCCGGTATTAACGGCATAACTCATTCTCACAGCACTTATGCTACGGTCTTTGCACAGGCGCTTATGGAAATACCGTGCCTCGGTACTACTCATGCCGACAATTTTTACGGTTCTGTGCCGCTTACGAGATTTTTAACGGAAGAGGAGGTAATGAGCGATTACGAAAAAAATACCGGTTTGGTTATAATCGAAAGATTGGCGGGAATGCAAATTGAATCGGCGCCGGGAATTCTCGTTGCGGGACACGGACCTTTCTGCTGGGGAAAATCGCCGGCTGAATCCGTCGAAAAAAATCTGATTCTCGAGAAAATTGCGGAAATAGCGTTTAAAACTTTGTCGTTGAATAAAGACGTTCAAAATCTGCCCGACTATATATTAAACAAACATTTTATGAGAAAACACGGTCCCAATTCCTATTACGGACAAATGAAACAACAGGGGGAAAAATGA